One segment of Brassica napus cultivar Da-Ae chromosome C3, Da-Ae, whole genome shotgun sequence DNA contains the following:
- the LOC106407757 gene encoding receptor-like protein kinase HERK 1 — protein sequence MGVEKFGTFIFVSTITCLICICHGFTPQDNYLINCGSTANSTLMDRVFMSDKLASNLLTSSTKPEILASQSNSSDVYQTARVFTGVATYKFSVARGRHWVRLHFNPFNYQNYQMGSAKFAVSTQTHVLLSDYTVNGSKVVKEYSLNVDTDDLVLTFTPSASSFAFVNAVEVISVPDALIPSSPAPRLVGGSGMFQQSLSTQAFETIHRLNMGGSLVTPNNDTLTRTWQPDSDFLLSKNLANTVSKILSVKFVPGFATEDTAPSTVYGTCTEMNSSGDPTSNFNVTWEFDVDPGFQYYLRFHFCDIVSVALNQLYFNVYVDSMLAVMDVDLSTYVNTLAGAYNMDFVTPSPKGTNKIRVSIGPSNVHTDYPDGIVNGLEIMKMNNSRGQLSTGTFVPGSSSSGTKQKSVGLIVGATIGPLLALVLLGGCFVLCKKRKRGQDGHSKTWMPFSINGMSVGSKVSYGTTLTSITTNANYRIPFATVKDATNNFDESRNIGVGGFGKVYKGELNDGTKVAVKRGNPKSQQGLAEFRTEIEMLSQFRHRHLVSLIGYCDENNEMILVYEYMENGTVKSHLYGSGLPSLTWKQRLEICIGAARGLHYLHTGDSKPVIHRDVKSANILLDENFMAKVADFGLSKTGPELDQTHVSTAVKGSFGYLDPEYFRRQQLTEKSDVYSFGVVLFEVLCARPVIDPTLPREMVNLAEWAMKWQKKGQLDQIIDQSLRGNIRPDSLRKFAETGEKCLADYGVDRPSMGDVLWNLEYALQLQEAVIDGEPEDNSTNMIGELPPQINNFSQGDTSVNVPGTTGLFEESSIDDLSGVSMSKVFSQLVKSEGR from the coding sequence ATGGGTGTTGAAAAGTTCGGAACTTTCATCTTCGTTTCAACGATTACGTGCTTGATTTGCATCTGCCATGGATTCACACCTCAAGATAATTACTTGATCAACTGCGGCTCAACGGCCAATTCGACACTCATGGATCGAGTCTTCATGTCCGATAAGCTCGCCTCCAACTTACTCACCTCTTCTACCAAACCAGAGATCCTCGCGAGTCAAAGTAACAGCTCCGACGTTTACCAGACGGCGAGAGTCTTCACCGGAGTCGCTACCTACAAATTCTCCGTCGCTCGTGGCCGCCACTGGGTCCGTCTCCATTTCAATCCATTCAATTACCAAAACTACCAAATGGGTTCCGCCAAGTTCGCGGTTTCAACGCAGACTCATGTGCTCTTGAGCGATTACACAGTCAACGGCTCCAAAGTTGTAAAAGAGTACTCTTTGAATGTAGACACGGATGATCTCGTCCTCACGTTTACTCCCTCTGCTAGTTCGTTTGCGTTTGTGAACGCTGTTGAGGTTATATCCGTTCCCGACGCACTGATCCCTTCTTCTCCCGCTCCGAGGCTCGTAGGCGGCTCAGGGATGTTTCAACAGAGCTTGTCAACACAGGCTTTCGAGACAATTCACAGATTGAACATGGGGGGTTCGCTCGTTACGCCTAACAACGACACTCTGACAAGAACTTGGCAGCCTGATTCGGATTTTCTGCTTTCGAAGAATCTAGCCAACACGGTGTCTAAGATTTTGTCGGTTAAATTTGTTCCAGGCTTTGCAACAGAGGACACTGCGCCGAGCACCGTGTATGGTACTTGCACTGAGATGAATAGCTCAGGCGACCCAACTAGCAATTTCAATGTCACGTGGGAGTTCGACGTGGACCCTGGCTTTCAGTACTATTTGCGCTTCCACTTCTGCGATATCGTGAGCGTAGCTCTCAACCAGCTCTATTTCAATGTTTATGTCGACTCAATGCTCGCTGTTATGGACGTTGATCTCAGCACTTACGTGAACACACTGGCTGGTGCATACAACATGGACTTCGTCACCCCCTCGCCGAAAGGTACTAATAAAATCCGCGTTAGCATCGGTCCATCGAATGTCCACACCGATTATCCCGACGGTATTGTGAACGGGTTGGAGATCATGAAGATGAATAACTCTCGAGGCCAGCTCAGCACCGGGACATTTGTTCCAGGTAGTAGTAGTTCGGGTACTAAGCAGAAGAGTGTGGGATTGATTGTCGGTGCAACCATTGGTCCGTTGCTCGCGTTAGTCCTCTTGGGAGGTTGTTTTGTGTTGTGTAAGAAGAGGAAGCGCGGCCAAGACGGTCATTCCAAGACATGGATGCCGTTTTCGATAAACGGAATGTCGGTGGGAAGCAAAGTGTCGTATGGAACTACGCTTACAAGTATAACAACCAATGCCAATTACCGTATCCCCTTTGCGACGGTTAAAGACGCTACAAACAACTTCGACGAGAGTCGCAATATCGGTGTTGGAGGTTTTGGTAAAGTCTACAAAGGAGAGCTTAACGACGGCACGAAAGTAGCTGTGAAAAGAGGAAACCCGAAATCTCAGCAAGGGCTTGCGGAGTTCAGGACAGAGATCGAGATGTTGTCGCAGTTCCGTCACCGCCATTTGGTTTCTCTGATTGGTTACTGTGATGAGAACAACGAGATGATATTGGTTTATGAGTATATGGAGAATGGAACCGTAAAGAGTCATCTCTACGGCTCGGGTCTTCCTAGCTTGACGTGGAAACAACGGCTTGAGATCTGCATTGGTGCGGCTAGAGGATTGCATTACCTTCACACTGGTGACTCGAAACCTGTCATTCACAGAGACGTGAAATCCGCAAACATATTGCTTGACGAGAACTTCATGGCCAAAGTTGCGGATTTTGGACTGTCTAAGACCGGACCTGAGCTTGATCAGACTCATGTGAGTACTGCTGTGAAAGGTAGTTTCGGGTATCTCGACCCCGAGTACTTCAGAAGGCAACAGCTCACTGAGAAATCAGATGTCTACTCCTTTGGTGTGGTTCTCTTCGAGGTTCTTTGTGCTAGACCTGTTATAGACCCGACGCTTCCGAGAGAGATGGTGAATCTTGCAGAATGGGCGATGAAATGGCAGAAGAAAGGGCAGTTAGATCAGATCATCGACCAGTCGCTTCGCGGAAACATCAGACCAGATTCGTTGAGGAAGTTTGCAGAGACTGGTGAGAAATGTTTGGCTGACTATGGAGTCGATAGGCCGTCTATGGGAGATGTGTTGTGGAATCTTGAATACGCTCTGCAGctacaagaagctgtcatagaCGGTGAACCGGAAGATAACAGCACGAATATGATTGGAGAGTTACCTCCGCAGATCAACAACTTCAGTCAAGGGGACACGAGTGTTAACGTTCCGGGAACCACGGGACTATTTGAGGAATCGAGCATTGATGATCTCTCTGGTGTTTCCATGAGTAAAGTGTTCTCTCAGCTTGTGAAATCCGAAGGAAGATGA
- the LOC106356449 gene encoding uncharacterized protein LOC106356449: MASKCIDNCVNIESDVHSLQKVTIYTNLHKWPMAEVEFVKSISHGNSQHRTLVMNNITCRQMYLRSYTFTRKENEEEGGRGGGKTGDQLNRGEKKKSAETTKRGRRKKSKATPCRAFVLSLSLFMYELEKEIVVQDMAVVKKEMIQCNRNNTAGR, from the exons ATGGCCTCCAAATGCATAGATAATTGTGTAAACATCGAAAGCGACGTCCACTCCCTCCAGAAGGTGACGATTTACACCAACCTCCACAAGTGGCCGATGGCAGAGGTGGAGTTTGTCAAGTCAATAAGCCACGGCAATAGCCAGCATCGTACACTGGTGATGAACAACATAACTTGTAGGCAAATGTACCTCAGAAGCTACACTTTCActagaaaagaaaatgaagaagaaggtgGTCGAGGGGGCGGTAAGACCGGTGACCAGTTGAACAGAGGAGAGAAAAAGAAGTCTGCAGAGACAACGAAGAGAGGTAGAAGGAAAAAGAGCAAAGCAACGCCGTGTAGGGCATTTGTTTTGAGTCTC AGTTTGTTTATGTATGAACTGGAGAAAGAAATAGTGGTTCAAGACATGGCCGTGGTGAAGAAAGAAATGATTCAGTGTAACCGGAACAATACTGCTGGAAGATGA